The Bacteroidota bacterium genome includes a window with the following:
- a CDS encoding gliding motility-associated C-terminal domain-containing protein — MNKFFSVVFLLVSLVAKAQTWQQIIKNQGDTIGLYNALVKGGVPQNEYAGIIKSKLFRLSNPNYYQPFTVPSYKTSDTNSTCTNAGFEDSTFAGWSGRTGYTPAYGTCCNTNGFVSNRHTIMFGSAMDPNAPAIPVVNPNGGKYSIRLGNDNYGGEAEQLSQTFMVTADKKSFTYSYALVLEDPSHTLNIQPYFEAVMLDQNKDTIPCSYYRVAGGYNIEGIDSVFYTGGFFAGVIYKNWTDVSLDLTDYIGTNVTIQFTTADCDWGGHYGYVYLDTKCDDSGLIPPYFCKGDTLISFSAPSGYQSYEWKKNYTQTIGTTQTIDIIDPQEDDVYEVYLTPFKTGLDSCAFKLSHILKTNPHPVLPDYLLKQNVITANADKMNDKMETDRFMYTDKFSIKIYNRWGKLVFESEDYKKEWDCNDSGAGTYYFHAIFTNTCYPDKDPVESKGYVTVIK; from the coding sequence ATGAACAAATTTTTCAGTGTCGTTTTTTTGCTAGTGTCTCTAGTAGCAAAAGCTCAAACATGGCAGCAAATTATTAAAAATCAAGGAGATACAATTGGGTTGTACAATGCATTAGTTAAAGGAGGAGTACCACAGAATGAGTATGCAGGAATAATTAAGTCTAAGTTATTTAGACTATCAAATCCAAACTATTATCAACCATTTACTGTTCCATCTTACAAAACATCAGATACAAATTCTACATGTACGAATGCCGGTTTTGAAGATAGCACTTTTGCTGGTTGGAGTGGGAGAACGGGCTATACACCTGCTTACGGAACATGTTGTAATACAAATGGCTTTGTTTCAAATAGACATACAATTATGTTTGGTTCTGCAATGGATCCCAATGCGCCTGCAATTCCCGTTGTAAACCCTAATGGAGGGAAGTATTCTATAAGATTAGGAAATGATAATTATGGGGGAGAAGCGGAACAGCTTTCTCAAACATTTATGGTTACTGCCGACAAAAAAAGTTTTACCTATAGCTATGCTTTAGTATTGGAAGATCCTAGCCACACCTTAAATATTCAACCGTACTTTGAGGCTGTGATGCTTGATCAAAATAAAGACACCATTCCTTGTTCTTATTATAGAGTTGCCGGAGGATATAATATTGAAGGTATAGATTCTGTTTTTTATACAGGTGGTTTTTTTGCCGGAGTAATTTACAAAAACTGGACAGATGTGAGTTTAGACTTAACAGATTATATCGGAACAAATGTTACTATTCAGTTTACTACTGCAGATTGCGACTGGGGTGGTCATTATGGTTATGTATATTTAGACACTAAGTGTGACGACTCTGGATTAATACCCCCTTATTTTTGTAAGGGTGACACTTTAATAAGTTTTTCTGCTCCGAGTGGCTATCAAAGCTATGAGTGGAAAAAAAATTATACTCAAACTATAGGTACTACGCAAACTATTGATATTATTGATCCGCAAGAAGATGATGTATATGAAGTGTACTTAACACCCTTTAAAACGGGATTAGATTCCTGTGCATTTAAATTATCACATATACTAAAAACGAATCCTCATCCTGTATTACCAGATTATTTATTAAAGCAAAACGTAATTACTGCTAATGCAGATAAGATGAATGATAAAATGGAAACGGATAGATTTATGTACACGGACAAATTTTCAATAAAAATATATAATAGATGGGGTAAGCTTGTTTTTGAATCGGAAGATTATAAAAAGGAATGGGACTGTAATGATTCAGGTGCCGGCACATATTATTTTCATGCAATTTTTACCAATACTTGCTATCCCGACAAAGATCCTGTGGAAAGCAAAGGTTATGTAACTGTTATAAAATAA
- the nth gene encoding endonuclease III, translating to MQKQERFEKILNYFQKNNPTAETELHYTNPFQLLVAVILSAQCTDKRVNMVTPALFKQFPNAKALATASSEEVFTYIKSISYPNNKAKHLVGMANMLVHEFKNKVPSDINDLQKLPGVGRKTANVIASVVYAKPAMAVDTHVFRVSERLGLTNNAKTPLATEKQLVKYIPEHLIATAHHWLILHGRYVCIARSPKCNECELKPYCKYFAKNSLKLLKT from the coding sequence ATGCAAAAGCAAGAGCGCTTCGAAAAAATTTTAAATTACTTTCAAAAAAACAATCCCACTGCGGAAACGGAGCTACATTACACAAATCCGTTTCAACTTTTGGTTGCTGTTATCTTATCTGCACAGTGTACAGATAAGAGGGTAAATATGGTAACTCCTGCCCTGTTCAAGCAATTTCCAAACGCAAAAGCGCTTGCAACAGCATCTTCGGAGGAGGTTTTTACCTATATCAAAAGTATTAGTTACCCTAACAATAAGGCAAAACACCTTGTTGGTATGGCAAATATGTTGGTGCATGAATTTAAAAACAAAGTTCCATCTGATATAAACGACCTGCAAAAATTACCGGGTGTTGGTCGCAAAACAGCTAATGTTATAGCTTCTGTGGTATATGCAAAACCTGCCATGGCAGTTGATACGCATGTATTTAGAGTATCGGAGCGGTTAGGACTAACAAACAATGCAAAAACTCCATTGGCAACAGAAAAACAGCTAGTTAAATATATTCCCGAACATTTAATAGCAACGGCTCATCATTGGCTTATCCTGCATGGCAGGTATGTATGCATTGCCCGTAGCCCAAAATGCAACGAATGTGAGTTAAAACCCTATTGCAAATATTTTGCAAAAAACAGTTTAAAACTGCTGAAAACTTAA
- the bcp gene encoding thioredoxin-dependent thiol peroxidase, with amino-acid sequence MTKASKQIYTHLKVGQKAPDFSIKNQEGKVVSLKEFKGKKLIIYFYPKDNTPGCTAQACNLKDNYSALQKQGYEILGVSADSEKAHKGFISKYELPFMLLADTEKEMITSYGAWGEKSMYGKKYMGIMRYTFIISEKGIIENIITEVDTKNHSKQISEF; translated from the coding sequence ATGACAAAAGCAAGTAAACAAATTTATACGCATTTAAAAGTTGGACAAAAAGCTCCTGATTTTTCCATAAAAAATCAAGAAGGCAAGGTAGTTTCGCTAAAAGAATTTAAAGGGAAAAAGTTGATAATTTATTTTTACCCAAAAGACAACACTCCCGGTTGTACAGCGCAAGCTTGCAATTTAAAAGACAACTACTCTGCTTTACAAAAGCAAGGCTACGAGATATTAGGGGTTAGTGCCGATAGCGAAAAAGCACACAAAGGCTTCATAAGTAAATACGAATTACCATTTATGCTACTTGCCGACACCGAAAAAGAAATGATTACAAGCTATGGAGCATGGGGAGAAAAATCTATGTATGGTAAAAAATATATGGGAATTATGCGTTATACTTTTATCATTTCGGAAAAAGGAATTATAGAAAATATTATAACAGAAGTGGATACTAAAAACCATTCCAAACAGATTTCTGAATTTTAA
- the recA gene encoding recombinase RecA gives MSKEVKETKENNKEKLKALQMTIDKLEKTYGKGTIMKLGDTAVEQVEVIPTGSLGLDVALGIGGYPKGRIIEIYGPESSGKTTLSIHAIAEVQKTGGIAAFIDAEHAFDRVYAQKLGVDIESLLISQPDNGEQALEIAENLIRSGAIDIIVIDSVAALTPKAEIEGEMGESKMGLQARLMSQALRKLTASINRTGCCCIFINQLREKIGVMFGNPETTTGGNALKFYASVRLDIRRVGQIKEGETAVGNRSRVKVVKNKVAPPFRMAEFDIIFGEGISKVGEVIDMGVELNIIKKSGSWFSYEDTKLGQGRDSVKSVFADNVELAEEIERKIKTALLKSEEAVVVAE, from the coding sequence ATGAGCAAAGAAGTAAAAGAAACAAAAGAGAACAACAAAGAAAAGTTGAAAGCTTTACAAATGACAATTGACAAGCTAGAAAAAACGTACGGGAAAGGCACAATTATGAAGCTTGGAGACACTGCCGTAGAGCAAGTTGAAGTAATTCCTACCGGATCACTAGGTTTGGATGTTGCATTAGGCATTGGCGGATATCCCAAGGGAAGAATAATTGAAATTTATGGGCCTGAATCATCAGGAAAGACAACATTGTCAATTCATGCTATTGCTGAAGTTCAAAAAACCGGTGGCATTGCTGCATTTATAGATGCGGAACATGCTTTTGATAGAGTATATGCACAAAAATTAGGTGTAGATATTGAAAGTCTTTTAATATCTCAACCTGATAATGGCGAACAAGCATTAGAAATTGCAGAAAACCTAATTCGCTCCGGAGCTATTGATATTATTGTTATTGACTCGGTTGCAGCACTTACTCCTAAAGCTGAAATTGAAGGAGAAATGGGCGAATCTAAAATGGGACTTCAAGCTCGTTTAATGTCACAAGCGTTAAGAAAACTTACTGCTAGTATTAACAGAACCGGCTGTTGCTGCATTTTCATTAATCAGTTGCGCGAAAAAATTGGTGTTATGTTTGGCAATCCGGAAACTACAACAGGAGGAAATGCTCTTAAATTTTATGCTTCGGTACGTTTGGATATCAGACGAGTTGGCCAGATAAAAGAAGGTGAAACCGCTGTTGGGAACAGATCGAGAGTTAAAGTGGTAAAAAACAAAGTAGCTCCTCCATTTAGAATGGCCGAATTCGACATCATTTTTGGAGAAGGAATTTCGAAAGTAGGCGAAGTTATTGATATGGGAGTTGAATTAAATATTATCAAAAAGAGCGGATCATGGTTTAGCTATGAAGACACCAAACTTGGTCAAGGTAGAGATTCTGTGAAGTCTGTATTTGCGGATAATGTAGAATTAGCAGAAGAAATAGAAAGAAAAATAAAAACGGCACTACTAAAATCTGAAGAAGCTGTGGTGGTAGCTGAATAA
- a CDS encoding tetratricopeptide repeat protein yields the protein MFKIKQIIYCLLFILVVSGCNTNSTKTPVDTNIDSTQLSIEALNKEILNRPNNSTLYHKRAQAYFDKNDNPAAIADLQRSIKLDSGNIKSYLLLSDIYFKINKTSQTKATLELCIKKNPESIEALIKLAELFFYVRKYSESIELINKALKIDQYYSKGYFLKGLNFKELGDTTKAISSLQTAVEQDPEYFHAYMELGLLFATKNNPLALDYYNNALRIQPTNQDALYDRALFYQDAGDYKTADSLYKKLLFHYPQHTNSLYNLGAMQLLQNRNYANAITYFNDVIRFDSTDFKAYYARALCYQELGNNKQTLADLQNTLRLNPTFTPAIEAYKKLTK from the coding sequence ATGTTTAAAATCAAACAAATTATTTATTGCCTGCTATTCATTTTAGTAGTAAGTGGATGCAACACCAATTCAACCAAAACACCTGTTGATACAAATATAGACTCTACCCAATTATCAATTGAGGCACTTAACAAAGAAATTCTTAATAGACCCAACAACTCTACTCTTTACCACAAAAGAGCGCAAGCTTATTTCGACAAAAACGACAATCCAGCAGCCATTGCAGATTTACAGCGATCAATAAAACTTGATAGCGGAAATATAAAAAGCTATTTACTACTTTCCGACATCTATTTTAAAATAAATAAAACAAGCCAAACAAAAGCTACGCTCGAATTATGTATTAAAAAAAATCCCGAAAGTATTGAGGCTCTCATAAAATTGGCCGAACTATTTTTTTATGTTCGCAAATATTCAGAATCAATTGAATTGATAAATAAAGCCCTTAAAATAGACCAATACTATTCTAAAGGATACTTTTTAAAAGGATTGAATTTTAAAGAACTTGGCGACACCACCAAAGCAATATCTAGCTTGCAAACTGCTGTAGAGCAAGACCCCGAATATTTTCATGCCTATATGGAATTGGGATTGCTATTTGCCACAAAAAATAATCCACTAGCATTAGACTATTACAACAATGCCTTGCGCATACAACCCACTAATCAAGATGCACTATACGACAGAGCACTATTTTACCAAGATGCCGGAGATTATAAAACAGCAGACTCCTTGTATAAAAAATTACTTTTTCACTACCCTCAACATACTAACTCCTTGTATAATTTGGGTGCAATGCAGTTGTTGCAAAACAGGAACTATGCCAATGCAATTACCTATTTTAACGATGTAATTCGGTTTGACTCCACCGATTTTAAAGCGTACTATGCAAGAGCACTTTGCTACCAGGAGCTGGGAAATAACAAACAAACCCTTGCCGACCTTCAGAATACATTACGATTAAACCCCACTTTTACACCAGCCATAGAAGCTTATAAAAAACTAACTAAATAA